The DNA sequence TGGACGGCGTACGCCCGCCACGGGCGCCACGCCTGGGCACGCCGCACCAGGGCGGCGGGTGTGCCGGGCAGGCCGAGGGCCTGCGCGGCGATGCGGATGCCGAGGTCGGTGGGGAGGAACGCGTCGGGGTCGCCCAGCGCCCGCATCGCGATCACCTCCACCGTCCACGGCCCGAACCCGGGCAGGGCCAGCAGGTCGGCCCGCGCCTTGTCCCAGTCCGCGCCGACGCCGAGGTCCAGCGAGCCGTCGGCCAGCGCCTCGACCAGCGCCCGGAACGCCGTCTTGCGCGCCTGCGGCATCGCGAGCGCGGCCGGGTCCACCGAGGCCAGCGCTTCCGGGGTGGGGAACAGGTGGGTCAGCCCGTGGTCGGTGACCGGCTCGCCCACCGCCCGCACCAGCCGGGCGGCGTGGGTGCGGGCGGCGGCCGTGGACACCTGCTGCCCGAGCACCGCGCGCACGGCGAACTCGGCGGCGTCCACGGTGCCGGGCACGCGCCGCCCGGGACCGGCGTCGACCACGGGCGCGAGCAGCGGGTCAGAGCGCAGCTGCTCGTCCACCGCGACCGGGTCGGCGTCGAGGTCGAGCATCCGGCGGCAGCGGGAGATGGCGATCGACAGGTCCCGCAGGTCGCTCAACGCCAGCTTGCACGCCACGTGGTCGTCCTGCGGCGTCAACGACACGACGCCGTGCCCGTGCGGCAGCCGCAACGTCCGCCGGTACGCGCCGTCGCGCCACTCCTCCACCCCCGGCACGCCGGTCGCGGCGAGGTGGCCGAACAGGTTGTCCGGTCGCAGCGGCGCGCGGAACGGCAGGCGCAGCGACAGCACGCCGGGCGTGTCGGGCGCGGGACGCCTGCGGGTGCGCAGGTCGGTCGGCGACAGCGCGAACACCTCGCGCACGGTCTCGTTGAACGCGCGGACGCTGGCGAACCCGGCCGCCGGCGCGACCTCCGCCATGGGCAGCGCGGTCGTCTCGATCAGCAGCCGGGCGGTCTGCGCGCGCTGCGCCCTGGCCAGCGCCAGCGGTCCCGCGCCCAGCTCGGCCAGCAGCAGCCGCTCGACCTGCCGCACGCTGTAGCCGAGGCGCGCGGCGAGGCCGGGCACGCCTTCGCGGTCGACCACGCCGTCGGCGATCAGCCGCATCGCCTTGGCCACCGAGTCGGCGCGGTGGTTCCACAGCGGAGAACCCGGTGACGCGTCGGGCCGGCACCTCTTGCAGGCCCGGAATCCCGCTTGTTGGGCCGCCGCCGCGCTCGGGTAGAAGCGCATGTTCGCGACCTTCGGCGGGACCACCGGACAACTGGGCCGGCAATAGATCCGGGTGGTCAGGACCGCGGTGAAGAACCACCCGTCGAACCGGGCGTCTTTCGACCGCACGGCCCGGACACAACGTTCCACGTCTTCGTGCACCGCACCAGCATCCGGCAAAGTCGGGCGCCGTGGCCGGCGGAAATGCGACATGGCTGGAATCGGGCCGGAACCGGGCCCGCCGCACCTCGGTGTGCGGCGGCCCGGGAGGGCGGCGTCGCCCTTCGTCCGGACATCGGCTAGCCGTGCGCGGAGGCGGCGAGCCGGGCCAGCAGGTCCAGCCTCACCTCGGCCCGGTCGCGGCGGTTCGCGTCCAGCACCGTCCTCAGGATCGGGCAGACCCGTGCTTCACCGGGGACACCCCGGTCCTCACGGGCCGTGACCGGCGGACGGGCCGTCCGCACCGGGTCAACTCCGCTCGGCATGGCAGGTCGCCGCACCGTTCCACCGACCGGGTCGGTTCGGTGCGCACCGCTGAGAAGACCCCCAGGACCCCTCAGCGCGCCACGAGCTGCCATTCGCGGTAGTTGCCTGCGAAACCACTGTGACCGGTCCCTTCGCACAACCTGTCGACGTCACCTGCAACGTCCGGACCAGCTTGTCAGCGCAAGTCGTTAGGGTGGACTGACAAGGGCTCCACGGGTTGGCAAAAGACCTGTTCACGCGCTCACATCCGGTTTTCCGGTCCGGAACACCGGATCTTGAGGAGGCACGCCGCGGATGGCTGGTTCCGGTCAGGGGTCGGGTCCCCGCGCCGTGTTCGCGGAGCGGTTCGCGCTGCTGTACGCCGAAGCGGGTGATCCGCCGCTGAAGAAGGTGACCGAGTCGGTCG is a window from the Saccharothrix saharensis genome containing:
- a CDS encoding DNA-3-methyladenine glycosylase 2 family protein, producing MHEDVERCVRAVRSKDARFDGWFFTAVLTTRIYCRPSCPVVPPKVANMRFYPSAAAAQQAGFRACKRCRPDASPGSPLWNHRADSVAKAMRLIADGVVDREGVPGLAARLGYSVRQVERLLLAELGAGPLALARAQRAQTARLLIETTALPMAEVAPAAGFASVRAFNETVREVFALSPTDLRTRRRPAPDTPGVLSLRLPFRAPLRPDNLFGHLAATGVPGVEEWRDGAYRRTLRLPHGHGVVSLTPQDDHVACKLALSDLRDLSIAISRCRRMLDLDADPVAVDEQLRSDPLLAPVVDAGPGRRVPGTVDAAEFAVRAVLGQQVSTAAARTHAARLVRAVGEPVTDHGLTHLFPTPEALASVDPAALAMPQARKTAFRALVEALADGSLDLGVGADWDKARADLLALPGFGPWTVEVIAMRALGDPDAFLPTDLGIRIAAQALGLPGTPAALVRRAQAWRPWRAYAVQYLWATGDHAVNRLPA